A genomic stretch from Actinomadura rubteroloni includes:
- a CDS encoding PucR family transcriptional regulator: protein MTSTHIELQVTGKDLADRCTVMRRYVPEIATEAVAEIMRQVPEYAYFHDPRAVEVMEQANAWTIDHFLALMATPSLPSTDILKFWRDLGFGEACEGRSLIPLQTSLRVGAGVAFRRLTEEADGLGMDTSATTMAQMTDALFIYHNHLIAAAAEGHAAASEDAGNRFEISRRRLVDLLVSEKPAPGRIAELAQEIRWPLPKSVGAVAFAQPPKDRGPLSPDVLTAFHAPEPFLIVVDPEGPGRRAVVETMLKGETSVVGPAVAPAEAAKSLRWARQALSLVQSGVLPAEGTVFATDHLPILMLMQDPDLASRAIERRLAPLLRVRPSGRVALAETLIACFQSRFNATEAAQRLHVHPQTVRYRVRNLQALFGETLDDPSQHLELHMLLHLWLATARENAS from the coding sequence ATGACCTCGACGCACATCGAACTCCAGGTCACGGGCAAGGATCTCGCGGACCGGTGTACGGTCATGCGCCGCTACGTGCCCGAGATCGCCACCGAGGCCGTCGCCGAGATCATGCGGCAGGTGCCCGAGTACGCCTACTTCCACGACCCCCGCGCCGTCGAGGTCATGGAGCAGGCCAACGCCTGGACGATCGACCACTTCCTCGCGCTGATGGCGACGCCGTCCCTGCCGTCCACCGACATCCTGAAGTTCTGGCGCGACCTCGGCTTCGGCGAGGCGTGCGAGGGACGCAGCCTCATCCCGCTCCAGACCAGCCTGCGGGTCGGCGCGGGCGTCGCGTTCCGGCGGCTGACCGAGGAGGCCGACGGGCTCGGCATGGACACCTCGGCGACGACGATGGCGCAGATGACCGACGCCCTGTTCATCTACCACAACCACCTGATCGCCGCCGCCGCCGAAGGGCACGCCGCGGCGTCGGAGGACGCCGGCAACCGCTTCGAGATCAGCCGCCGCCGGCTCGTGGACCTGCTCGTCTCGGAGAAGCCCGCGCCCGGCAGGATCGCCGAGCTGGCGCAGGAGATCCGCTGGCCCCTCCCGAAGTCGGTCGGCGCGGTCGCGTTCGCCCAGCCGCCCAAGGACCGTGGGCCGCTGTCGCCGGACGTCCTCACCGCCTTCCACGCGCCCGAGCCGTTCCTCATCGTCGTCGACCCCGAGGGACCCGGGCGCCGGGCCGTCGTGGAGACCATGCTGAAGGGCGAGACGAGCGTCGTCGGCCCCGCCGTGGCGCCCGCCGAGGCCGCCAAGTCGCTGCGCTGGGCGCGGCAGGCGCTGTCGCTCGTCCAGAGCGGCGTCCTGCCGGCGGAGGGGACGGTCTTCGCCACCGACCACCTGCCGATCCTCATGCTCATGCAGGACCCCGACCTCGCGTCCCGCGCGATCGAACGGCGTCTCGCGCCGCTGCTGCGGGTCCGGCCGTCCGGACGGGTCGCGCTCGCCGAGACGCTCATCGCCTGCTTCCAGAGCCGGTTCAACGCGACCGAGGCGGCGCAGCGGCTGCACGTCCACCCGCAGACCGTCCGGTACCGCGTCCGCAACCTCCAGGCGCTGTTCGGCGAGACCCTGGACGACCCGTCACAGCATCTCGAACTGCACATGCTGCTGCATCTGTGGCTCGCCACCGCCCGCGAGAACGCGTCCTGA
- a CDS encoding PIG-L family deacetylase gives MPYTLVSFHAHPDDEALLTAGTLARAAAEGHRVVLVVATVGEAGLAASADRADGALGDRRLGELRRSAAALGCARVEWLGYADSGMADDPSGHPDAFADADVDKAAERLADILREEDADVLTVYDEAGGYGHPDHVRVHHVGIRAAELAGTPVVLEATVDRRLLRRALRLVSRLPGIPADFGPERFATAYTAPEHLTHRVDVRRFAAHKRAAMAAHATQAGSDAGVRTLAVLLKLPMPVFRAALGHEWFTERGRTPARPLLDDVFAGLRER, from the coding sequence ATGCCGTACACGCTCGTGTCGTTCCACGCCCATCCCGACGACGAGGCGCTGCTCACCGCCGGAACGCTGGCGCGGGCCGCCGCCGAGGGGCACCGGGTGGTGCTGGTGGTCGCGACCGTCGGGGAGGCGGGCCTCGCGGCGTCCGCCGACCGGGCCGACGGCGCGCTCGGCGACCGGCGGCTCGGCGAGCTGCGCCGGTCGGCCGCCGCGCTCGGCTGCGCGCGGGTGGAGTGGCTCGGCTACGCGGACTCGGGCATGGCGGACGACCCGTCCGGGCACCCCGACGCGTTCGCCGACGCCGACGTGGACAAGGCCGCCGAACGGCTCGCCGACATCTTGCGCGAAGAGGACGCCGACGTCCTGACCGTGTACGACGAAGCGGGCGGCTACGGCCACCCCGATCATGTGCGGGTGCACCACGTGGGCATCCGGGCGGCCGAGCTGGCGGGGACGCCCGTCGTCCTGGAGGCGACCGTGGACCGGCGGCTGCTGCGGCGTGCGCTGCGGCTGGTCTCCCGGCTGCCCGGGATCCCCGCCGACTTCGGCCCGGAGCGGTTCGCGACGGCCTACACGGCGCCCGAGCACCTGACGCACCGCGTGGACGTCCGCCGCTTCGCCGCCCACAAGCGCGCCGCGATGGCCGCGCACGCGACGCAGGCCGGATCGGACGCGGGCGTGCGGACGCTCGCCGTCCTGCTGAAACTCCCGATGCCGGTGTTCCGCGCGGCGCTCGGCCACGAGTGGTTCACCGAGCGGGGCCGGACGCCCGCCCGTCCGCTGCTGGACGACGTCTTCGCCGGCCTCCGCGAGCGCTGA